From one Rhizobium rosettiformans genomic stretch:
- a CDS encoding glutamine synthetase family protein: MDMAEEAREFFAANPDIEVLEAFVIDVNGVPRGKWIPRERAIDVLTKGMAMPRSVYALDVWGRDVNAAGLAEGTGDPDGICFPVPGTLSRVTWLSRPTAQVLLQMHTQEGESFYADPRQVLGNVLKRFTAAKLTPVVATELEFYLIDPVRSALDPVRPPNTRDGRWHTGQTQVLSISELQDFEEVFHGISTAARAQKVPADTTLRENGPGQYEINLNHVPDALAAADYAVLLKRIVKGVARASDLDATFMAKPYGTQAGSGMHVHFSILNEKGENIYVGEDGPSDALFHSVGGLLESMGESMAIFAPHQNSYRRLRPSEHAPTYASWGFDNRSAAVRVITASKPATRIEHRVAGSDTNPYLVLAMILSAALAGMKEKLSPGGAISGDDHAVNHEPLPTNWDYALQRFGKSSFAYAALGPKYRSLYTACKQQELSEFSLRVTDVEYDAYIRTV, from the coding sequence ATGGACATGGCCGAAGAGGCACGCGAATTCTTCGCGGCAAATCCCGATATTGAAGTACTTGAAGCCTTCGTCATTGACGTGAACGGCGTGCCTCGCGGCAAGTGGATCCCGCGGGAACGCGCGATCGATGTGTTGACCAAGGGCATGGCCATGCCGCGCTCGGTCTATGCACTCGACGTCTGGGGCCGTGACGTGAATGCAGCGGGCCTTGCCGAGGGAACCGGCGATCCGGATGGCATCTGCTTCCCGGTGCCCGGCACGCTGTCGCGCGTGACCTGGCTGTCGCGCCCGACGGCGCAGGTTCTCCTGCAGATGCATACACAGGAAGGCGAGAGCTTCTACGCCGATCCGCGTCAGGTGCTCGGCAATGTGCTGAAACGCTTCACGGCGGCCAAGCTCACGCCCGTCGTTGCCACAGAACTCGAATTCTACCTCATCGATCCTGTGCGCTCGGCGCTCGATCCAGTGCGTCCGCCGAACACAAGAGACGGCCGCTGGCATACGGGCCAGACGCAGGTGCTGTCGATCTCCGAATTGCAGGACTTCGAAGAGGTCTTCCACGGCATTTCGACGGCCGCCCGCGCCCAGAAGGTGCCGGCCGATACGACGTTGCGCGAAAACGGTCCCGGTCAGTACGAGATCAACCTCAACCACGTGCCGGATGCACTGGCGGCTGCGGACTACGCGGTATTGCTCAAGCGCATCGTCAAGGGCGTGGCGCGCGCCAGCGACCTCGACGCCACCTTCATGGCCAAGCCCTATGGCACCCAGGCCGGCAGCGGCATGCATGTGCATTTCTCGATCCTGAACGAAAAGGGCGAGAACATTTATGTCGGCGAGGATGGCCCCTCGGATGCCCTCTTCCATTCGGTCGGTGGGCTCCTGGAAAGCATGGGCGAGAGCATGGCGATCTTTGCGCCGCACCAGAACTCCTATCGCCGCCTGCGCCCCTCCGAACATGCGCCGACCTATGCATCCTGGGGCTTCGACAACCGCTCGGCTGCCGTGCGCGTGATCACCGCGTCGAAGCCTGCGACCCGCATCGAGCATCGCGTCGCGGGATCCGACACCAATCCCTATCTGGTTCTCGCCATGATCCTGTCGGCGGCGCTCGCCGGCATGAAGGAGAAGCTTTCGCCGGGTGGCGCGATCTCCGGCGACGACCATGCCGTCAACCACGAGCCCCTGCCGACCAACTGGGACTATGCGCTTCAGCGCTTTGGCAAGTCGAGCTTTGCCTATGCGGCGCTCGGGCCGAAATATCGAAGCCTTTATACCGCCTGCAAGCAGCAGGAACTCTCGGAGTTCTCGCTGCGAGTGACCGACGTCGAATACGACGCCTATATCCGGACCGTGTGA
- a CDS encoding NAD(P)/FAD-dependent oxidoreductase, which produces MSKVTLVLGAGIIGVSTAIHLARRGRSVVLVDRRGAGEETSFGNAGLIQREGVVPYGFPQELGMLIRYGFNNRIDAHYHASAMLKLVPFLSRYWWHSNKSRHQAIARAYAPLIENSITEHQDLIQAAKADHLIRKDGWMEIFRTKAKQDAELAEAERLAREYGVSYRALNREELAKEEPHIRGDFVGGLKWNDPWSVTSPHGLTMAYLAYFQSLGGRFVKGDATTLDTGASGRGWKVKTDDGMVEGDDVVLALGPWSEEVTRKFGYRFLLGVKRGYHMHYAPEGNAVLNNWTMDAERGYFLAPMEKGIRLTTGAEFANRDAPKSPVQLARAEKVAREIFPLADRLDAEPWMGARPCTPDMMPVIGKAPRHEGMWFAFGHAHHGLTLGPVTGRLIAEMMDGERPFLDARAWSPERFHP; this is translated from the coding sequence ATGTCCAAGGTTACCCTCGTGCTCGGCGCCGGCATTATCGGCGTTTCCACAGCCATCCATCTCGCCCGTCGCGGGCGCTCGGTGGTGCTGGTGGACCGCCGCGGCGCTGGCGAGGAAACCTCCTTCGGCAATGCCGGTCTGATCCAGCGCGAGGGGGTCGTGCCCTATGGCTTCCCGCAGGAGCTCGGGATGCTGATCCGCTACGGTTTTAACAACCGGATCGACGCGCATTATCATGCAAGCGCGATGCTGAAGCTCGTGCCGTTCCTGTCCCGCTACTGGTGGCATTCGAACAAGAGCCGCCATCAGGCGATTGCACGCGCCTATGCGCCGCTGATCGAGAACTCGATCACCGAACATCAGGACCTGATCCAGGCGGCCAAGGCCGACCATCTGATCCGCAAGGATGGCTGGATGGAGATCTTCCGCACCAAGGCCAAGCAGGATGCGGAACTCGCCGAGGCCGAGCGGCTGGCGCGCGAATATGGCGTCAGCTACCGGGCGCTGAATCGCGAAGAACTGGCCAAGGAAGAGCCGCATATCCGGGGTGATTTCGTTGGCGGGTTGAAGTGGAACGATCCCTGGTCGGTCACCAGTCCGCATGGGCTGACGATGGCCTACCTCGCCTATTTCCAGTCGCTTGGCGGTCGTTTCGTCAAGGGCGATGCGACGACGCTTGACACCGGTGCCTCCGGCCGCGGCTGGAAAGTGAAGACCGATGACGGCATGGTCGAGGGCGACGATGTGGTGCTGGCACTTGGCCCGTGGTCGGAGGAAGTGACCCGCAAGTTCGGCTATCGCTTCCTGCTCGGCGTCAAGCGCGGCTATCACATGCATTATGCGCCTGAGGGCAATGCCGTCCTCAACAACTGGACCATGGATGCTGAGCGCGGTTATTTCCTGGCGCCAATGGAAAAGGGCATTCGCCTGACGACGGGTGCGGAATTCGCCAATCGCGATGCGCCGAAATCTCCGGTGCAGTTGGCCCGGGCGGAAAAGGTGGCGCGCGAGATCTTCCCGCTCGCCGATCGGCTCGATGCAGAACCCTGGATGGGTGCCCGCCCCTGCACGCCGGACATGATGCCTGTTATCGGCAAGGCGCCGCGCCACGAGGGCATGTGGTTCGCCTTCGGCCATGCGCATCACGGCCTGACGCTCGGGCCAGTCACGGGCCGTCTGATCGCCGAAATGATGGATGGGGAGAGGCCATTCCTCGATGCAAGGGCCTGGAGCCCGGAGCGTTTTCACCCCTGA
- a CDS encoding YbaN family protein — protein MRLLILGCAWLMVGIGVIGIFLPVLPTTPFMILAAGLFARSSPRFEQWLLDHPRYGQPLIDWRREGAISQRAKIASVSLMALSYGIVLVFGPPQLWLKALIGVILLCSAAFVLTRPAPGRQG, from the coding sequence ATGCGCCTGCTCATTCTTGGCTGCGCCTGGCTGATGGTCGGGATCGGTGTGATCGGCATCTTCCTGCCGGTTTTGCCCACGACGCCTTTCATGATCCTCGCCGCGGGCCTCTTCGCGCGCTCCTCCCCGCGCTTCGAGCAATGGTTGCTCGATCACCCCCGCTATGGTCAGCCCCTCATCGACTGGCGTCGTGAAGGCGCGATTTCGCAAAGGGCCAAGATTGCCTCGGTGTCGTTGATGGCGCTGAGCTACGGTATTGTCCTGGTCTTCGGACCACCGCAGCTATGGCTGAAGGCACTGATCGGCGTCATCCTGCTTTGCTCTGCCGCTTTCGTGCTCACCCGGCCTGCGCCAGGGCGCCAAGGCTGA